A genomic window from Actinomycetota bacterium includes:
- a CDS encoding ABC transporter ATP-binding protein, whose product MPSLIETSGLTHRFGDVVALADLSLEVPSGRIGLVGANGAGKTTLIRILLGMLTPTRGGARVLGLDVRHDALALRSRVGYMPEGACLPAAQTAADFVAFAAELAGIPASDSRRRASEILFLVGLHEERFRYLGDFSTGMLQRVKLAQAIVHDPEVTFLDEPAAGLDPEGREHMLELIIRLGEFGISVVYSSHILADVERTCDWVVMLDGGRLVRSGPIAGMGSEDALTVEVLDAPEAFVRWLRERGAEADAAGRSVRVRFDGDPLNLVRDGLAATGTGVHRMGRRARTLEDAFIEDARPRETT is encoded by the coding sequence ATGCCCAGCCTGATCGAGACCTCGGGACTCACACACCGCTTCGGTGATGTGGTGGCGCTCGCCGACCTGAGCCTCGAGGTTCCTTCCGGCAGGATCGGTCTGGTTGGAGCCAACGGCGCAGGCAAGACGACGCTCATCCGCATCCTGCTCGGCATGCTCACCCCGACGCGGGGCGGCGCTCGGGTGCTCGGCCTCGACGTGCGACACGACGCCCTCGCGCTGCGTTCTCGTGTCGGGTACATGCCCGAAGGGGCATGTCTTCCCGCGGCGCAGACCGCAGCCGATTTCGTCGCCTTCGCCGCGGAGCTCGCGGGGATCCCTGCCTCGGACTCGCGGCGCCGTGCGTCCGAGATCCTGTTTCTCGTCGGGTTGCACGAGGAGCGATTCCGCTACCTGGGCGACTTCTCGACCGGCATGCTGCAACGGGTGAAGCTGGCGCAGGCCATCGTCCACGATCCAGAGGTGACGTTTCTCGATGAACCGGCCGCCGGGCTCGATCCTGAAGGCAGGGAGCACATGCTCGAGTTGATCATCCGGCTTGGAGAGTTCGGGATCAGTGTCGTGTATTCGTCGCACATCCTCGCCGACGTCGAGCGGACCTGCGACTGGGTCGTCATGCTCGACGGCGGCCGACTGGTGCGCTCCGGACCTATCGCGGGGATGGGGAGCGAAGACGCTCTGACGGTCGAGGTTCTGGACGCTCCGGAGGCCTTCGTCCGTTGGCTACGCGAGCGCGGTGCAGAGGCGGACGCCGCCGGGAGATCGGTCCGAGTCCGGTTCGATGGTGACCCGCTCAACCTGGTGCGGGACGGCCTTGCCGCCACAGGCACGGGGGTGCACCGGATGGGCCGACGGGCCAGAACCCTCGAAGACGCGTTCATCGAGGATGCTCGACCTCGGGAGACGACGTGA
- a CDS encoding ABC transporter permease, whose product MSDAVIVDRGYRSYEGPRLGRRGAIAAIVRESMRRALGLRRKARRKILPWSLIAMAIISVAALVGLHWAAARVGIGGIVASRLPGYGQYFDIISRIALLFIAFITPQLLAPDRREGVLAVYFSRPLRPVDYLGAKFAALGILVMGFYVVPEFVFHISLATLDPEGFFPYLGANLDVLWQVAFVAFVYSIAYISVAFAVAAFVPRTGLAAGVFLGIMIILNQIVAAIVELGTFPGSRYVALLALEEHPRIVRDWVFGITTGEYTPRVAGFDPWVSLAVVGALFVLVAVGVSERYRRLT is encoded by the coding sequence GTGAGCGACGCCGTCATCGTCGATCGCGGGTACCGGAGCTATGAGGGGCCACGGCTCGGTCGTAGAGGTGCGATCGCGGCGATCGTGCGCGAGAGCATGCGCCGGGCGCTCGGCCTGCGCCGGAAGGCGAGGCGCAAGATCCTTCCCTGGTCGCTCATCGCGATGGCGATCATCTCCGTCGCGGCACTCGTCGGTCTGCACTGGGCGGCCGCGCGCGTCGGCATCGGAGGGATCGTCGCCTCCCGGCTCCCAGGGTACGGGCAGTACTTCGACATCATCTCCAGGATCGCGTTGCTGTTCATCGCGTTCATCACCCCCCAACTTCTGGCTCCCGATCGCCGCGAAGGTGTGCTCGCCGTCTATTTTTCGCGCCCGCTGCGTCCCGTCGACTACCTGGGCGCCAAGTTCGCGGCGCTCGGGATCCTCGTCATGGGGTTCTACGTCGTACCCGAGTTCGTGTTCCACATCTCGCTCGCGACGCTCGATCCGGAAGGGTTCTTCCCGTACCTGGGAGCCAATCTCGACGTGCTGTGGCAGGTCGCCTTCGTGGCGTTCGTCTATTCCATCGCCTATATCTCGGTCGCGTTCGCCGTGGCTGCGTTCGTTCCGCGTACCGGTCTCGCGGCGGGCGTGTTCCTCGGGATCATGATCATCCTGAACCAGATCGTTGCTGCCATCGTCGAATTGGGTACCTTCCCCGGCTCTCGGTATGTCGCCCTGCTGGCGCTCGAGGAGCATCCTCGGATCGTGCGAGATTGGGTGTTCGGCATCACCACGGGCGAGTACACCCCACGTGTGGCCGGGTTCGATCCGTGGGTCTCGCTCGCCGTCGTGGGGGCTCTCTTCGTACTGGTCGCCGTCGGGGTGTCGGAACGCTATCGGAGATTGACGTGA
- a CDS encoding ABC transporter ATP-binding protein, translated as MSPSGLTVEARDLSRWFGQKVAVSEVTCGFGPGVTGLLGPNGAGKTTLLRMLTGLIRPSDGEVRLLGVDPRSRPDVYRQVALVPEDETVHGFLTARQFVQFNATLQRLADPASAAGRALEQVELSEVADRRLATFSKGMRQRAKVAAMLVHEPHVLFLDEPLNGTDPVQRAHLMRLFVELGEQGKTVIVSSHVLGEVERMADRVIAMIDGRVAGAGTVPALRDAMSDIPRRLRVGCDRPRVLAAALVAHESVGGVTVEGEDLLGVEALDSEALGRALPRIAVDADVRLISVEPQDESLESTFRYLVSR; from the coding sequence CTGTCGCCGTCCGGCCTCACCGTCGAGGCCCGGGATCTCTCGAGGTGGTTCGGGCAGAAGGTCGCCGTATCGGAGGTGACCTGCGGGTTCGGTCCAGGGGTCACGGGCCTGTTGGGCCCCAACGGGGCAGGCAAGACGACCTTGCTGCGTATGCTCACCGGTCTCATTCGTCCATCGGATGGTGAGGTTCGGCTTCTCGGTGTCGACCCGCGATCCCGACCGGACGTCTATCGACAGGTTGCGCTCGTCCCCGAGGACGAGACCGTTCACGGGTTCCTTACTGCGCGCCAGTTCGTCCAGTTCAACGCCACGCTCCAGCGCCTGGCAGATCCGGCGTCGGCCGCCGGCAGGGCCTTGGAGCAGGTTGAACTGTCGGAGGTGGCCGACAGGCGTCTGGCGACGTTCTCCAAAGGCATGCGTCAGCGGGCCAAGGTGGCCGCCATGCTCGTGCACGAGCCTCACGTGCTGTTTCTCGACGAGCCGCTCAACGGGACGGACCCGGTGCAGCGCGCGCACCTGATGCGGCTCTTCGTCGAACTCGGTGAACAGGGCAAGACCGTCATCGTGTCCTCCCACGTGCTCGGCGAAGTGGAGCGGATGGCGGATCGGGTCATAGCGATGATCGACGGTCGTGTGGCGGGAGCCGGGACGGTCCCCGCACTGCGGGATGCGATGTCCGACATTCCCAGGAGGTTGCGAGTCGGTTGCGACCGCCCTCGAGTCCTCGCCGCGGCGCTCGTTGCGCACGAGTCCGTGGGTGGTGTCACCGTCGAGGGAGAGGATCTGCTCGGAGTCGAAGCGCTGGACTCCGAGGCGCTTGGCCGGGCACTGCCGCGTATCGCCGTCGATGCGGACGTGCGGCTGATCTCGGTGGAACCACAGGACGAATCGCTCGAGAGCACGTTTCGATACCTGGTGAGCCGATGA
- a CDS encoding HAD-IB family hydrolase codes for MDDAAAAFFDLDRTLISGSSVFAFGMAAWRHGMVTTNQLFGDAVNAVLFRFGGSSDEKADAVRDRILEAIKGKPVTAVEDIGDEVIAQLLEAVRRESQALIDLHDEAGRDTYIVSASPIEIVREFAQAIGMTGGIGTVSEISDGVYTGRLSEPFCYGKGKATAVSKLASERGYDLRLCYAYSDSVSDLPMLELVGHPVAVNPDRALESIAYHRGWPIIEFSRTAKRVIGTTTAVAGAAGVATATYLLGRSHGRQPA; via the coding sequence ATGGACGACGCGGCAGCCGCATTCTTCGACCTCGACAGAACGCTGATCTCGGGGTCTTCGGTGTTCGCCTTCGGGATGGCAGCGTGGCGCCACGGCATGGTCACGACCAACCAGCTCTTCGGCGATGCCGTCAACGCCGTCCTCTTCCGGTTTGGGGGTTCCTCGGACGAGAAGGCGGACGCCGTTCGTGACAGGATCCTCGAGGCGATCAAGGGAAAACCGGTCACCGCAGTGGAGGACATCGGCGACGAGGTGATCGCACAGCTCCTCGAAGCGGTCCGAAGAGAGTCTCAGGCGCTCATCGATCTGCACGACGAAGCCGGCAGGGACACCTATATCGTGTCCGCTTCTCCGATCGAGATCGTCCGCGAGTTCGCGCAGGCGATCGGCATGACCGGCGGGATCGGCACCGTCTCGGAGATCTCCGACGGTGTCTACACCGGGCGGCTGTCGGAGCCGTTCTGCTACGGAAAGGGAAAGGCGACCGCCGTCTCGAAGCTGGCGTCCGAGCGGGGCTACGACCTGCGCCTGTGCTACGCCTACTCGGATTCGGTCTCCGATCTCCCGATGCTGGAGCTGGTCGGACATCCCGTCGCCGTCAATCCCGATCGGGCACTCGAATCAATCGCCTATCACCGAGGGTGGCCGATCATCGAGTTCTCCAGAACGGCGAAACGGGTGATCGGCACGACGACCGCGGTCGCGGGTGCGGCCGGGGTCGCCACGGCAACGTATCTGCTCGGCCGTAGCCACGGTCGGCAGCCGGCTTGA
- a CDS encoding NYN domain-containing protein, with product MAAEEERIALFLDYENLAIGARDIGLQFDFKPIADALAERGRVVVRKAYAEWSAFPDDRRMLTRHNVELTEIPQRLGAVRKNAADIKMAVDAIELAFERGYLTTFVLGTGDSDFTPLVHKLRSLNKQVIGVGVKGSTSALLPPACDEFLFYERLKGVESPRPRRKSVVREEKPVEIETETETGENGSIEDLITLVTQTLAGLQSTSGGAVVASSLKRAILRKDPTFSESDFGFRGFGELLRHLESRNAIELGEGPAKGDPVVSFTTEGKGEEEAFGLLRQVVLELESGGGPPLLSGLKNQMRKRSPGFSEKRYGFSGFLQFCKAARTRGIIDLRWDDDAGDYVVSSR from the coding sequence GTGGCTGCAGAAGAAGAACGTATCGCCCTGTTTCTGGACTACGAGAACCTGGCCATTGGCGCCAGGGACATCGGCCTCCAATTCGACTTCAAACCGATCGCCGACGCCCTCGCCGAGCGCGGGAGGGTGGTGGTGCGGAAGGCGTATGCGGAATGGTCGGCCTTTCCGGACGACCGCCGCATGTTGACACGGCACAACGTAGAGCTCACCGAGATCCCACAGCGCCTCGGCGCCGTGCGCAAGAACGCCGCCGACATCAAGATGGCCGTCGACGCGATCGAACTCGCATTCGAGAGGGGATACCTGACGACGTTCGTTCTCGGGACGGGGGACAGTGACTTCACCCCGCTCGTTCACAAACTGCGGTCGCTCAACAAGCAGGTCATCGGCGTCGGCGTCAAGGGGTCCACATCCGCCCTCCTGCCTCCTGCATGCGACGAGTTCCTCTTCTACGAACGGCTCAAGGGAGTCGAATCACCACGGCCCCGCAGGAAGAGCGTCGTCCGGGAAGAGAAGCCGGTGGAGATCGAGACCGAGACCGAGACCGGTGAGAACGGTTCCATCGAAGATCTGATCACGTTGGTCACCCAGACGCTCGCAGGGCTGCAGAGCACGTCGGGTGGCGCCGTCGTCGCGTCGAGTCTCAAGCGGGCGATACTCCGCAAGGACCCGACGTTCTCCGAGTCGGACTTCGGGTTCAGAGGATTCGGCGAGCTGTTGCGTCACCTCGAATCGAGGAACGCGATCGAGTTGGGGGAGGGTCCGGCGAAGGGTGACCCCGTCGTCAGTTTCACGACCGAAGGCAAGGGGGAGGAAGAGGCCTTCGGTCTGCTGCGTCAGGTCGTGCTCGAACTCGAGAGCGGAGGGGGCCCTCCACTGTTGTCCGGACTGAAGAACCAGATGCGCAAACGAAGCCCCGGTTTCTCGGAGAAACGCTACGGCTTCAGCGGCTTCCTCCAGTTCTGCAAGGCCGCTCGCACCCGTGGCATCATCGATCTGCGCTGGGACGACGACGCAGGCGACTACGTGGTGAGCTCACGATGA
- a CDS encoding Glu/Leu/Phe/Val dehydrogenase encodes MTAPERALVEDLNPNHIARHQFEQVIPYIRELAESPGLTEWLFEPEQSVNVTLPIRMDDGHIEVFYGYRVLNSAVRGPGKGGIRFHPQVSEDEVRALAAWMTLKCALVDIPFGGAKGGVQVDPRKISQHEKASITRRFIAALGSNIGPYTDIPAPDVYTDAQTMAWIFDTYSMMHPGQNNRPVVTGKPLDLGGSLGRPTATAQGALFVTERFLHLGGRPDLASLKGATVAIQGFGNAGRNAAILFERAGATIVAVSDSKGGIFDPNGLDIARVEEHKDRTGSVVELDGTKALAPLEVLEVPCDILIPAALENQITAANADRINAKVVVEAANGPTTPTADEVLAAKGIPILPDILANAGGVVVSYYEWVQNIEDQQWDEEEVHAKLRKKMYRATDKVISTLADVQEGIEETRAVWSQSHPGEEVPYPHLRTAAYIVAAGRCATAASHRGIWP; translated from the coding sequence ATGACAGCGCCCGAGCGCGCCCTCGTAGAGGACCTCAACCCGAACCACATTGCTCGACATCAGTTCGAGCAGGTGATCCCGTACATACGGGAACTGGCTGAGTCCCCCGGCCTGACCGAGTGGCTGTTCGAACCGGAGCAGTCGGTCAACGTGACCTTGCCCATTCGCATGGATGACGGTCACATTGAAGTGTTCTACGGCTACCGGGTGCTCAACTCGGCGGTCCGCGGTCCCGGGAAGGGAGGCATCCGTTTCCACCCCCAGGTGAGTGAAGACGAGGTCCGGGCGCTGGCAGCCTGGATGACGCTCAAATGCGCCCTCGTCGACATTCCGTTCGGCGGCGCAAAGGGTGGCGTGCAGGTCGATCCCCGCAAGATCTCCCAACACGAGAAGGCTTCCATCACCCGCCGCTTCATCGCCGCCCTCGGCTCGAACATCGGCCCGTACACGGACATCCCCGCACCCGACGTCTACACCGACGCCCAAACCATGGCGTGGATCTTCGACACGTACTCGATGATGCACCCCGGACAGAACAACCGGCCGGTCGTGACCGGAAAGCCGCTCGACCTCGGTGGTTCACTCGGGCGCCCGACGGCCACCGCACAGGGAGCCTTGTTCGTGACCGAGCGGTTCCTCCATCTCGGCGGACGGCCCGACCTCGCCTCGCTCAAAGGAGCGACGGTGGCGATCCAGGGATTCGGCAACGCCGGTCGCAATGCGGCGATCTTGTTCGAACGCGCCGGAGCCACCATCGTTGCGGTGAGCGACTCGAAGGGTGGGATCTTCGACCCCAACGGCCTGGACATAGCTCGTGTCGAAGAGCACAAGGACCGCACCGGCAGTGTCGTCGAGCTCGACGGGACGAAGGCGCTCGCGCCGCTGGAAGTGCTCGAAGTACCGTGCGACATCCTGATTCCGGCCGCACTCGAGAATCAGATCACCGCAGCGAACGCGGATCGGATCAACGCCAAGGTCGTCGTGGAAGCCGCCAACGGCCCCACGACACCGACGGCCGACGAAGTCCTTGCAGCGAAGGGAATCCCCATCCTGCCCGACATCTTGGCCAACGCGGGCGGCGTCGTCGTCTCGTACTACGAGTGGGTGCAGAACATCGAAGACCAGCAGTGGGACGAGGAAGAGGTCCACGCGAAGCTCCGCAAGAAGATGTACCGGGCAACGGACAAAGTCATCTCGACCCTGGCCGACGTTCAGGAGGGAATCGAGGAGACTCGCGCCGTATGGTCGCAATCCCATCCGGGAGAAGAAGTCCCCTATCCCCACCTGAGGACCGCTGCGTACATCGTGGCTGCAGGTAGGTGTGCCACCGCCGCCTCCCACCGCGGCATCTGGCCGTAA
- a CDS encoding CBS domain-containing protein, producing the protein MAIDRLKLDRAHEQWDTARFLGLAVVVGVLVGAAASLLIAMIQWVHDRVALIPFGRWVPLLVIPLAILVAWFIASRWSPEVEGDGVPATVEGLTIRAGYLPSRSVIWKFIVTTLTLGAGGSGGREGPIVQIGATIGSSIARHTNLGEDQVRSLVAAGAGAAIGASFNAPIAGMLFAMEVILRTLSIRHLSAVVVASVAAAVTTRSISGGEEILRAPAYGLIAHREWQELLVYAALGIAIAVLAWAFLRILGAVEDISDRFSRWPWLRPLAAGLVIALIGVVEPDVLGTGQDFVARIVNISVSGTQIWWLLMVLAVLKMVTTSVTIGSGGSGGAFMPSLFIGAAFGAGLAELLAPAWTLSALRPGPFAVVGMAAMFAAVARAPLTSILIVFEITQDYKLVLPLMLAVSLATLIADVLSPESVYTMPLIRKGIQLARASEVDVLDTIKVGDVMSRQVPVAPHMTLEEAAEILNEHGHHGAAVLDHGRLVGVLSMSDILRYKSTGLVADAMTHRPVTVTANTPVSEALERMAAIGVSRLPVVAEDDPTHLVGMFRRRDIVRAYHIALGSATGVQLARDRLQRKTEPGVSFFEIRVPEQLSGQLLKDVSWPEDSTIVSVRRRTTVYVPRGDTRLQAGDVITVFGTNAARDELVARMEHTGMAGPVGM; encoded by the coding sequence ATGGCCATCGATCGCCTCAAACTCGACCGCGCCCACGAACAGTGGGACACCGCCCGCTTCCTCGGCCTGGCCGTCGTCGTCGGTGTCCTGGTCGGTGCGGCCGCCTCTCTGCTGATAGCGATGATCCAGTGGGTGCACGACCGGGTCGCGCTGATTCCGTTCGGGCGGTGGGTGCCGCTCCTCGTCATCCCTCTCGCAATCCTGGTGGCATGGTTCATCGCGAGCCGGTGGTCGCCCGAGGTCGAGGGCGACGGCGTCCCGGCAACGGTCGAGGGGTTGACGATACGGGCCGGGTACCTACCGAGCCGGTCCGTGATCTGGAAGTTCATCGTGACGACGCTGACCCTGGGCGCGGGTGGCTCGGGAGGTCGGGAGGGTCCGATCGTGCAGATCGGGGCCACGATCGGCTCGTCCATCGCCCGGCACACGAACCTGGGCGAGGATCAGGTCCGGAGCCTGGTCGCCGCCGGCGCGGGGGCTGCCATCGGTGCGAGCTTCAACGCTCCGATCGCAGGCATGCTCTTCGCCATGGAAGTGATCCTGCGCACACTCTCGATTCGGCATCTCTCGGCAGTGGTCGTCGCGTCGGTCGCCGCCGCCGTGACGACCAGGAGCATATCCGGCGGAGAGGAGATCCTGAGGGCGCCGGCGTACGGCCTCATCGCACACAGAGAATGGCAGGAACTGCTCGTCTACGCCGCGCTCGGGATCGCCATCGCCGTCCTCGCCTGGGCATTCCTGCGGATACTGGGAGCAGTCGAGGACATCTCGGATCGATTCTCGAGATGGCCCTGGCTGCGACCCCTTGCCGCCGGGCTCGTCATCGCGCTGATCGGTGTCGTGGAGCCGGACGTGCTCGGCACCGGACAGGACTTCGTGGCACGGATCGTCAACATCTCGGTCTCCGGAACCCAGATCTGGTGGCTGTTGATGGTTCTCGCCGTGCTGAAGATGGTCACCACGTCTGTGACGATCGGTTCTGGCGGTTCTGGCGGAGCGTTCATGCCCAGCCTCTTCATCGGCGCGGCCTTCGGTGCCGGTCTCGCCGAGCTCCTGGCTCCTGCGTGGACACTGTCGGCGCTTCGACCCGGCCCGTTTGCCGTCGTCGGGATGGCTGCCATGTTCGCGGCGGTCGCTCGCGCGCCCCTGACCTCGATTCTGATCGTGTTCGAGATCACCCAGGACTACAAACTCGTGCTGCCGCTCATGCTCGCCGTGTCCCTCGCCACCCTCATCGCCGACGTGTTGAGTCCGGAGAGCGTGTACACGATGCCGCTGATCCGCAAGGGCATCCAACTGGCCCGCGCTTCGGAGGTCGACGTCCTCGACACCATCAAGGTCGGAGACGTGATGTCGCGCCAGGTCCCGGTCGCTCCGCACATGACCCTGGAGGAGGCTGCCGAGATTCTCAACGAACATGGTCATCATGGCGCTGCGGTGCTCGACCACGGCCGTCTCGTCGGTGTGTTGAGCATGTCGGACATCCTTCGGTACAAGTCGACCGGTCTGGTCGCCGACGCGATGACACACCGTCCGGTGACCGTTACCGCCAATACGCCGGTGAGTGAGGCGCTGGAACGCATGGCGGCGATCGGTGTTTCGCGGCTCCCCGTCGTCGCGGAAGACGACCCGACCCATCTCGTGGGGATGTTCCGGCGGAGAGATATCGTCAGGGCGTACCACATCGCTCTGGGCTCCGCCACGGGTGTCCAACTCGCGAGAGACCGTCTGCAACGAAAGACCGAGCCCGGCGTCTCGTTCTTCGAGATCCGGGTGCCGGAGCAACTCAGCGGGCAGCTCCTCAAAGACGTCTCGTGGCCCGAGGACAGCACGATCGTCTCCGTCAGACGCCGAACGACGGTCTATGTCCCTCGGGGGGATACACGTCTGCAAGCAGGCGATGTCATCACGGTGTTCGGCACGAACGCAGCCAGAGACGAACTGGTCGCCCGCATGGAGCACACCGGCATGGCAGGTCCCGTAGGCATGTAA
- a CDS encoding PAS domain S-box protein, producing MRAIGYAIAVPVLAVVWWLHRSPDVGILVIAATLALTWNTVWPQKAGTTRALAIDLAGTGLIWWMFGPVPAVYFLLAYVVVIAAILLDRDQALRIITATLVLILGMALVHLAARALPFFHGATNGWIDWIGEFGLPLAIVLYTAVIMLNISKVVDESRRDLAASEKRFRLSFEGAAMGMVMFELEGTITQVNPAFCEQVGYDEPTLLTMSWRDIVHEDDQEAAEQRLRAALDGGVTHWQIEDRFVRSDGSVFRVCIVATLIRDEEGSPHSYFAQTLDISEQKAAEEALAASEERYRSLFEGIPAALYRTNPEGRILDANPALVELLGYPDRETMLDLDVHDAYVRKARRKEIIERLETEGRFIGVEEQLRRYDGSTIWVRDSSRVVYDENGETAYFEGALTDTSARHRVEEALRESEARLRAIFEHAPIGIAAVGLDLQIIAANAELALMLGRTVEELETMSIADITHPEDRHIDVRLREQLLAGDIPSYRFSKRFLHADHHIIWVEFSVTVVHDDQGAPELMIGLIQDITERRKAEADRDQMIKILEATPDLVGIIDVKGHMTYVNRAGREWYGLSSQGSLPPLDVAEMIETDSGESVMDIFRTLRTSGWWTGDMTLHSPSGATVPGSSVVLAHRDDNGTITHISATFRDMTERIETQRRLERLIQSKDEFVASVSHELRTPLTAVVGLAEELRSSWKIFSTDEISEFMGLLADQASDVANLVEDLLVAARADIGKVTITPRVVEITDEIERVVAALDEPSQRRITVTADHAETWADPARLRQVIRNLITNAVRYGGRHIDVSTAVEDGFVALHVSDDGPGISPGLEEQIFEPYARDHEPGSQPNSVGLGLTVSRHLARLMGGDLVYSGGGRSTFTLTLPEPATAAAQAS from the coding sequence TTGCGAGCAATTGGATACGCCATTGCCGTGCCGGTGCTCGCGGTCGTTTGGTGGCTGCATCGCTCGCCCGATGTGGGGATCCTCGTCATCGCGGCAACCCTCGCCCTGACCTGGAACACCGTATGGCCCCAGAAGGCCGGCACGACCAGGGCTCTGGCGATCGATCTCGCCGGGACCGGACTCATCTGGTGGATGTTCGGCCCCGTCCCGGCCGTCTACTTCCTCCTCGCCTACGTGGTCGTCATCGCAGCGATCCTCTTGGATCGAGACCAGGCACTGCGCATAATCACGGCAACCCTCGTGCTCATCCTCGGCATGGCTCTGGTACACCTGGCGGCCCGCGCACTGCCCTTCTTTCACGGCGCGACCAATGGCTGGATCGACTGGATCGGCGAGTTCGGTCTGCCACTCGCCATCGTGCTCTACACCGCGGTGATCATGCTCAACATCTCCAAGGTCGTCGACGAGTCACGCAGAGACCTTGCCGCAAGCGAGAAACGATTCCGTCTGTCGTTCGAAGGCGCCGCGATGGGGATGGTCATGTTCGAGCTCGAGGGCACGATCACCCAGGTGAATCCGGCGTTCTGTGAACAGGTCGGATACGACGAACCCACCCTTCTCACCATGTCGTGGCGAGATATCGTCCACGAGGACGATCAGGAAGCGGCCGAGCAGCGGCTCCGCGCCGCCCTCGACGGTGGTGTCACCCACTGGCAGATCGAGGATCGCTTCGTACGGTCGGACGGCTCGGTCTTTCGGGTCTGTATCGTCGCCACACTGATCCGTGACGAGGAAGGCAGTCCCCACTCCTACTTCGCGCAAACGCTCGACATCTCGGAACAAAAGGCCGCGGAAGAGGCCCTCGCCGCATCGGAGGAACGGTACCGAAGCCTGTTCGAAGGGATTCCGGCGGCCCTCTATCGGACGAATCCCGAGGGCCGGATCCTCGATGCGAACCCCGCCCTCGTCGAGCTGCTCGGGTATCCGGATCGAGAGACGATGCTCGACCTCGACGTGCACGACGCGTACGTCCGAAAAGCCCGGAGAAAAGAGATCATCGAAAGGCTCGAGACCGAAGGCAGGTTCATCGGTGTCGAGGAGCAGCTCCGCAGGTACGACGGAAGCACGATCTGGGTGCGGGACAGCTCCCGGGTGGTGTACGACGAGAACGGTGAGACCGCCTACTTCGAAGGCGCCCTGACCGATACCTCGGCACGCCACCGGGTGGAGGAAGCCCTGCGCGAGTCGGAGGCCCGGCTGCGAGCAATCTTCGAGCACGCCCCGATCGGCATCGCTGCAGTAGGCCTCGACCTGCAGATCATCGCCGCCAACGCAGAACTCGCCCTCATGCTCGGCAGGACCGTCGAAGAACTCGAGACGATGTCCATCGCCGACATCACCCATCCCGAGGACCGGCACATCGACGTCAGGCTCAGGGAACAGCTCCTCGCCGGCGATATCCCCTCCTACCGATTCTCGAAGCGATTCCTGCACGCCGACCATCACATCATCTGGGTCGAGTTCTCCGTCACCGTCGTCCATGACGATCAGGGTGCACCGGAACTGATGATCGGACTGATCCAGGACATCACCGAGCGCCGCAAGGCGGAGGCCGACCGGGACCAGATGATCAAGATCCTCGAGGCGACCCCGGACCTGGTCGGGATCATCGACGTCAAAGGCCACATGACGTACGTGAATCGCGCCGGGCGCGAATGGTACGGGCTCTCATCTCAGGGTTCTCTGCCGCCCCTGGACGTCGCCGAGATGATCGAGACGGACTCCGGAGAAAGTGTCATGGACATCTTCCGGACGCTGCGCACCTCGGGTTGGTGGACCGGTGACATGACCTTGCACTCCCCGAGCGGCGCGACGGTCCCAGGATCGTCCGTGGTGCTCGCACATCGCGACGACAACGGGACCATCACCCACATCTCGGCCACATTCCGAGACATGACAGAGCGCATCGAGACGCAACGCCGCCTGGAACGGCTCATCCAATCCAAGGACGAGTTCGTCGCTTCCGTCTCTCACGAGCTGCGCACCCCCCTCACGGCAGTGGTCGGCCTCGCCGAGGAGCTGCGATCCTCATGGAAGATCTTCTCCACCGATGAGATCAGCGAGTTCATGGGCCTGCTCGCCGACCAGGCCTCCGATGTCGCCAACCTGGTCGAGGACCTGCTGGTCGCCGCGCGCGCGGACATCGGCAAGGTGACGATCACCCCTCGAGTTGTCGAGATCACCGACGAGATCGAAAGGGTCGTCGCCGCGCTCGACGAGCCCTCCCAGCGACGCATCACGGTCACCGCCGACCACGCCGAGACGTGGGCCGATCCGGCCCGGCTCCGCCAGGTCATCCGCAACCTCATCACCAATGCCGTCCGCTACGGGGGCCGGCACATCGACGTGAGTACCGCGGTGGAGGACGGATTCGTCGCGCTGCACGTCTCCGACGACGGCCCAGGGATCAGCCCGGGGCTCGAGGAACAGATCTTCGAACCGTACGCGCGTGATCACGAACCGGGGTCCCAGCCGAATTCGGTCGGGCTCGGCCTGACCGTGTCGAGGCATCTCGCCCGACTCATGGGTGGCGACCTCGTCTACTCGGGCGGCGGGCGCAGCACGTTCACGCTGACGCTGCCCGAACCGGCAACCGCAGCGGCTCAGGCGTCCTGA